CCGATCCTGAGAAGGGCTCGGGCGCGGTGAAGATCACCCCGGCGCACGACTTCAACGACTTCATGGTCGGCAAGCGTCATGACCTGCCGCAGATCAACATCCTGGACGACTTCGGCAAGATCAACGACAGCGCGCCGGAGGCCTACGTGGGCCTGGATCGCTTCGTCGCCCGCGACAAGATCGTCGCCGAGTTCGAGGCCCTGGACCTGCTGCGCGGGATCGAGAAGACGCGCCATGTGGTGCCGCACGGCGACCGCTCCGGGATTGTCGTCGAGCCGTACCTGACCGACCAGTGGTGGGTGAACGCCGAGGTCCTGGCGCGGCCGGCGATCGCGGCGGTCGAGAGCGGTGAGACCGCCTTCGTGCCCAAGCACTGGGAGAAGACCTATTTCGAGTGGATGCGGAACATCCAGCCGTGGTGCATTTCGCGCCAGCTGTGGTGGGGCCATCGGATTCCGGCGTGGTTCGGGCCGGACGGCGCCTGTTTCGTCGAAGAGACGGAAGCGGCGGCGCTAGCCGCCGCGCGGGCCCACTATGGCCGCGATGAACCGCTGAAGCAGGACGAGGACGTCCTCGACACCTGGTTCTCTTCAGCGCTGTGGCCTTTCTCGACGCTCGGCTGGCCGGATGAGACGAACGATCTGGCGCGGTTCTATCCGACGCACACGCTGATCACCGGCTTCGACATCATCTTCTTCTGGGTGGCCCGGATGATGATGCAGGGCATCCACTTCATGGACGCCGCGCCCTTCAAGCGGGTGTTCATCAACGCCCTGGTGCGCGACGCCTCGGGCGCGAAGATGTCCAAGTCCAAGGGCAATGTCCTGGACCCGCTGGACCTGGTGGACGAGTTCGGCGCGGACGCGCTGCGCTTCACCCTGACGGCGATGTCGGGCGCGGCGCGGGACATCAAGCTCTCGCGCGAGCGCATTGAAGGTTATCGCAATTTCGGCACCAAACTGTGGAATGCGGTCAACTTCGCTCAGCGCAATGGATGCGCCCGCGCCGAGGGCTTCGACCCAGCGACGACCAAGGTTCCTCTGAACCGCTGGCTCGTGGGCGAGACCCAGCGGACGGCGGCGGCGGTGACCCGGGCGCTCGCCGATTGCGCCTTCGACGAGGCGGCCAATGGTCTCTATCGGTTCAGCTGGAACCTGTTCTGCGACTGGTATGTCGAGCTCGCCAAGCCGATCCTGAATGGGACCGATGAGGCCGCGCGCGACGAGACGCGGGCGACGGCGGCCTGGGCTCTGGACGTGATCCTGACCTTGCTGCACCCGGTCTCGCCGTTCCTGACCGAGGAGTTGTGGAGCCAGACGGCCGACCTGGGCGCGCCGCGGGCGCACAAGGGCCTGCTGATTTCCGCGCGGTGGCCGGACTTGCCGGAAAGGCTGGCGGACGCGCAGGCTGACGCCGAGATCGCCCTGGTGATCGCCGCGATCAGCGAGGGCCGCTCGGTGCGCTCGGCGCTGAACGTGCCGCTGTCGGCCAAGCCGCCGCTTCTGGTGGTCGAGGCCGATGCGGCCCAGGCGGCGATCCTTGCGGCCGCTTCGCCGCAGATCAGCCAGATGTTGCGCGTGTCAGGCGTCGAGACGGTGGCGTCGGCGCCGGCCGGCTCTATCCCTTACGTCGTCGAAGGCGTGACGCTGGCCCTGCCGGTCGCCGAGTTCATCGACTTGGCGGTGGAGAAGGCGCGCCTGACCAAGGAAGTCGCCAACCTGGGCGCCGACATCGATCGCACGGCGAAGAAACTGGGTAACGCCGACTTTGTCGCTCGGGCGCCGGAAGAGGTTGTCGAGGAGAACCGTGAGCGGCTGGCGGAATCGCAAGCCGCCAAGGCCAAGCTGGAGGCCGCGCTTGGCCGCCTGGGCGAGGCCGCCTGAGCTAGCGCATGAAGCAACGCGCCGACCTTCTGCTGGTCGCGCGTGGCCTCTTCGACAGCCGCGCCAAAGCGCGCGCGGCGATCGAGGCCGGCGGGGTGACGGCGGATGGCCGGCCGGTGACGAGGGCGGCGGAACTGATTGGCCTTGACGCGGAGATCGTCGCTGCGCCCGCCCACCCGTGGGTCGGCCGCGGCGGACTGAAACTGGCGCACGCCTTCAAGCTCTGGGAGATCGAGGTAGTCGGCAAGACCGTTGTGGATGTCGGCGCCTCGACCGGCGGGTTCACCCAGGTCTGTCTGGAGGCGGGGGCGGCGCGGGTTTTCGCCGTCGATGTCGGGCGTGGGCAGTTGCACCCGAGCCTAGCGGTCGATTCGCGGGTCACGAACCTGGAGGCGACTGACGCGCGCGCGCTGACGCGTGCGCTTGTGCCTGCGCCCATCCATCTGGTCGTGAGCGACGTCAGCTTCATTGGTCTGGCCAAGGCGTTGCCTGCCGCGCTTGAGCTTGCTGAGGCGGGCGCTGTGCTGGTCTGTCTGGTCAAGCCGCAGTTCGAGGCGGGACCGGGCGTGGTGGGCAAGGGTGGGATCATCAAGGATCTTGCGGTTCGGCGAGGCGCGCTGGAGCGTGTCGTCGGCTGGCTGAACCTGGAGGGCTGGACGGTTCAGGCCACGGCGGACAGCCCCATCGTCGGCGGCGACGGGAACCACGAGTTTCTGCTGTGGGCCGTCAAGCGCCGCTGGACGTCCCATGTTATCTGACGGCCAAAGAAAAAGGCCCCGCAGCTGGGGCTGCGGGGCCTTCTCCTTACGCGTTTACTAAACCTAGTACTTCTTCACCACCCGCAGACCGAAGGTGCGCGGATAGGGCATGTTGATCAGGATCGACGGCTGTTGACCGAGCCGCGGGCTGGGGGGTTGTTCCGCCAGGTTGCCGTAGCCGAGACCGGCGTCGAACACCGTCTTCTCGCCAGTCGCATTGTTGACGAACAGCGTGACGTCCGTCTCCTGGTCCAGGAAGGTATAGGTCGCCGACAGGGTCAGGCGGTTATACGGCTTCAGCTTGATCAGGTTCGCGATGTCGACGAAGCGCTCGCCGGTGTAGGTCCAGTCGCCGCGGAACGACAGCTGGTTGCTCCCCATCGGGATGCGGTATTCGCTCGACCCGGTCATCGTCCACCGCGGCGTCTGTTGCGAGGTCAGGCCTTCGAGCGTGGCCCGGTCGCTGTTGATGCCAAAGAGGTTGATCAGGGTCGAGTTGGTGGCGCCGCCGCCCGTGTATTTATGGCGGGCGTAGCCGACACCGTAGAAGATGTCCCACTGCGGCGTGGCGTAGAAGGTGCCGGAGAACTCGGCGCCCTTAATGTCCGACTGGCCGCCGTTGCCGTTGG
This is a stretch of genomic DNA from Phenylobacterium immobile (ATCC 35973). It encodes these proteins:
- a CDS encoding TlyA family RNA methyltransferase, which translates into the protein MKQRADLLLVARGLFDSRAKARAAIEAGGVTADGRPVTRAAELIGLDAEIVAAPAHPWVGRGGLKLAHAFKLWEIEVVGKTVVDVGASTGGFTQVCLEAGAARVFAVDVGRGQLHPSLAVDSRVTNLEATDARALTRALVPAPIHLVVSDVSFIGLAKALPAALELAEAGAVLVCLVKPQFEAGPGVVGKGGIIKDLAVRRGALERVVGWLNLEGWTVQATADSPIVGGDGNHEFLLWAVKRRWTSHVI
- a CDS encoding valine--tRNA ligase; its protein translation is MLEKSFDPKTAEPRLYKAWEESGAFAPTDDPAAEPFSIVIPPPNVTGSLHIGHALNNTLQDVLIRFERMRGKAALWLPGTDHAGIATQMVVERKLAAEGNIGRREMGREAFVDKIWEWKAESGGTIVNQLRRLGASCDWSRERFTLDEGLSAAVRKVFVQLHREGLIYRDKRLVNWDPQFQTAISDLEVEQREVDGHYWHFAYPLEDGSGEIVVATTRPETMLGDSAVAVHPDDERYKHLVGKKVRLPIVGRLVPIVADDYADPEKGSGAVKITPAHDFNDFMVGKRHDLPQINILDDFGKINDSAPEAYVGLDRFVARDKIVAEFEALDLLRGIEKTRHVVPHGDRSGIVVEPYLTDQWWVNAEVLARPAIAAVESGETAFVPKHWEKTYFEWMRNIQPWCISRQLWWGHRIPAWFGPDGACFVEETEAAALAAARAHYGRDEPLKQDEDVLDTWFSSALWPFSTLGWPDETNDLARFYPTHTLITGFDIIFFWVARMMMQGIHFMDAAPFKRVFINALVRDASGAKMSKSKGNVLDPLDLVDEFGADALRFTLTAMSGAARDIKLSRERIEGYRNFGTKLWNAVNFAQRNGCARAEGFDPATTKVPLNRWLVGETQRTAAAVTRALADCAFDEAANGLYRFSWNLFCDWYVELAKPILNGTDEAARDETRATAAWALDVILTLLHPVSPFLTEELWSQTADLGAPRAHKGLLISARWPDLPERLADAQADAEIALVIAAISEGRSVRSALNVPLSAKPPLLVVEADAAQAAILAAASPQISQMLRVSGVETVASAPAGSIPYVVEGVTLALPVAEFIDLAVEKARLTKEVANLGADIDRTAKKLGNADFVARAPEEVVEENRERLAESQAAKAKLEAALGRLGEAA